The Candidatus Syntrophosphaera sp. genomic interval GCTGGGAGATGCCTGTCTATGATCGGAGTTTGAGCGGCTACCGCGTATACCGCAATGGCTGTGCCTACTCCCAAATCGGCGACCCCGCGCACTTGACTTTCCGGGACCACATCACGCAGAGCGATACCCTCAGCTACCATGTGGTTGCCCTCTACGGCAATGTGGAAAGCCCACCCAGCAATGAAGTGATCGTGTATATGGAGATTGTCGCCATTTCCGATGAGACCAATCCCCCTGATGCGGATTTTCTACTGATCCATCCCAATCCCTTTATTGAATTTACCATTTTGAGACTCGGACTGGCGCGGGCTGCGGAGGTTCGCATCGACATTTACAATCTGCGGGGACAAAAGGTTAAAACCATAAGTGAGGGAAAGCTTGACAAAGGCGAGCATGTTCTGTGGTGGAATGCGGATGATGACTCCGGAACAGGCGTGAGTAGCGGCATCTATCTCTGCCGTGTCTTTCAAAATAACGTACTAAAGCAGATCAAGAGAATCTCTTATATCAAGTGATCGAGCCTGGCAACAAATCCCTTGACAAGCTGGCCGGGCTTCAGGATTTGGTTCATACACACAGTGCTGAAGTGGTGAAATTGGTATACACGCTAGTTTCAGGGACTAGTGAGCGATGAGCTCATGGGGGTTCGAGTCCCCCCTTCAGCACCATTTTTTTGCCTGCCTGAAAATAAATTCATTGACGTCAATCCGAAGCCGACAAATCCTTGTTCAAAGTATGAATTTCTTGAGAGTAATATGGAAGAATACCGCTTATATCTGGACAAACTGAACATGATGCCCCATCCCAAGGGCGGTTTTTATCGCCGCAACTGGCAATCCCAGATCAGTGGAGACCTGAAGGATTCCACGGGCAGGATCGTTTTCCAGAACCGTCTGGTGGGCTCTTCGATCCTCTACTTGCTGCCTGCCGCCATGGTCTGCAAATGGCACCGCGTCCAATGCGACGAGATGTGGCACCTCTATGAAGGCACGCCCCTGAACATGTATTTCCTCTCCTCGCAGAAAGGGCTGGAAACCTTTGTACTGGGGAGGGACATCAAGGCCGGCCAGACCCCCCAGCTCATCGTTCCGCGCCAAACCTGGTTCGCCGCTGAATTGGCCGAACCCGGAGGCTTTGCTTTCTGCGGCTGCACGCTGTGGCCGGCTTTTTCTTACACCGATTTCGAACTGGCCGAGCCTGCCTCCCTGGCCGACGATTTCCCGGCCCACAAAGAACTCATTGAACGGATTCAGAATCACTCGCAATAGGAGAAATCTGCACTTGGCAAAGAAGATCTACATACTGGACA includes:
- a CDS encoding T9SS type A sorting domain-containing protein, whose translation is NERVWDGDGDGIAVIDKGAYEYQPLFAPVNLSAQQSGANVYLSWEMPVYDRSLSGYRVYRNGCAYSQIGDPAHLTFRDHITQSDTLSYHVVALYGNVESPPSNEVIVYMEIVAISDETNPPDADFLLIHPNPFIEFTILRLGLARAAEVRIDIYNLRGQKVKTISEGKLDKGEHVLWWNADDDSGTGVSSGIYLCRVFQNNVLKQIKRISYIK
- a CDS encoding cupin domain-containing protein, coding for MEEYRLYLDKLNMMPHPKGGFYRRNWQSQISGDLKDSTGRIVFQNRLVGSSILYLLPAAMVCKWHRVQCDEMWHLYEGTPLNMYFLSSQKGLETFVLGRDIKAGQTPQLIVPRQTWFAAELAEPGGFAFCGCTLWPAFSYTDFELAEPASLADDFPAHKELIERIQNHSQ